attgtacgTCAGTTCCCAAATCCTAAGCCTCTTTCCTCAGTGTCCATCAGTAGTTTTACTTTTCCGAAACCACATTTCGGTCCGAAACCACATTTCAGGGCCTGTCATCATATCAGCCATGAAAAATAAAGCGCATTTCTCTTTCACACCCACTAGTTTCGCTTCTCATGATCCACCgcctttctctctcctttttttcttgttgtcACATTTTTCAGTCATTAGATTCGATATACCATTCCACACCCCTTTCTTTGCTTCTCTTTAATCTCTCACTCCCTCCCTCAACCCCCTTGATTCTTAGATCTTACTCTCCCTTACTCCCCTTTCTCTCTTTACTTTATCCTTTCGTTATATCCACTCTCCGTCTTCCAACATGAGAAAAGCTATACATTGCGAGTTGTGCACTGAAGTGGCTTCTCTGTATTGTGCCTCGGACGCTGCATTTCTTTGCTCCCGCTGCGACTCCAGAGTTCACCAGGCCAATTTCCTCGTCGCTCGTCATGTTCGCCAAGCGCTCTGCTTGAATTGCAAGGGCTTCATCGGGGACCCCATTTTAGGTTCCGGAGCTCCGGCTCTCCGGCAGATTTGTCAGGCTTGCTCTCCCGTGGATCTTTCCGACGATTCCGATTCCTTTTCGTCTTCCGTTTCGAGCACTGAGTCCTCCGCTGCTGGCCCGAAGAGGATTTCGCTCGAACATAGGACAGTAGGAGACGAGATCTTGAACCGGAGCGTTTCGAGCTCTGTCACGGAGATGTCTGGCGAGGATGCGTACGTCCCGGCGAGATTCTCCTTGTcggcgaagaagaagaagaagatcagagCAGTGTCGTTGAGCGTGGACGTGAAGGCGGAGGCTATTTTCGTGAATTGGTGCGGCAAGCTTGGGGTGAATGGTAATTTGGTTGTACCCGAAGCCTCCGAAGCCTTGGGATTTTGTTTGGGCATGCTGACAGCTTTTCCCTTCCGAGTGTCCGTGGCGACGTCGCTTTGGTTGGGCTTGAGATTTAGCGGGCACAATTCACTGTACACGTGTCAGAAACTGAGGAGACTGGAGGAGGTGTCCGGAGTGCCAACTAACGTGATCCTGGCCGCTGAGGCGAAGGTCGCACGTGCGGTGAGGCGTAGGAAGGCACGACCTGAGTCTGAGGAAGGATGGGCCGAGTGTTCCGCTTGAGTTGCACGTGCGAGTACATGGTATAGTAAATGCACGTGTTTATGGACATGGGTAATCTCAGCTGAATCAAATCAGTTTCTAGAAGTTCATGCGTTTCTCTCTCATCCCCTATGATTTTTGACACCGGAAATTAAGGATTCTAATTTTTCTGATTCTGAGGGCAAACAAGGAGTTGAAATGCATGTCCCCTGACCGTCGAATTTGGTATGGATGAAAAGGTTGTGCAAACAGCTTGGTTTGAGttagttttctaatttttcataGAGTAATTTTAGGTACTGATATAGATTCAGCAAGTTTCgcttatattttttgaaaaagattgtagtttttcattaaaaattaatttttttctagtatcatatttattcactttttttttttttttataatgaatgcacactttataattgtaaatatcatttatatctCTTATCTCAACCATGGTTTTCAAGTTGCATGTATTTAATC
Above is a genomic segment from Juglans microcarpa x Juglans regia isolate MS1-56 chromosome 1D, Jm3101_v1.0, whole genome shotgun sequence containing:
- the LOC121239286 gene encoding B-box zinc finger protein 32, which gives rise to MRKAIHCELCTEVASLYCASDAAFLCSRCDSRVHQANFLVARHVRQALCLNCKGFIGDPILGSGAPALRQICQACSPVDLSDDSDSFSSSVSSTESSAAGPKRISLEHRTVGDEILNRSVSSSVTEMSGEDAYVPARFSLSAKKKKKIRAVSLSVDVKAEAIFVNWCGKLGVNGNLVVPEASEALGFCLGMLTAFPFRVSVATSLWLGLRFSGHNSLYTCQKLRRLEEVSGVPTNVILAAEAKVARAVRRRKARPESEEGWAECSA